The following proteins come from a genomic window of Natronosalvus vescus:
- a CDS encoding HalOD1 output domain-containing protein gives MTETSTQSQGMVAEAYTIQYDRLDNTPLSVAVAEAVGTATGTDITALDPLHYAIDADALERLFEPRADGLRTGGRVTFEFNECLVTVTSDGEITVEPIAER, from the coding sequence ATGACCGAAACGTCTACACAATCACAGGGCATGGTTGCTGAAGCATACACAATTCAATACGATCGACTCGATAACACACCGCTCAGCGTAGCGGTAGCCGAAGCCGTCGGAACCGCCACTGGAACCGATATTACGGCACTCGACCCGCTTCATTATGCGATCGATGCTGACGCACTCGAGCGACTTTTTGAACCCCGGGCAGACGGGCTTCGAACCGGCGGTCGGGTTACGTTTGAATTCAACGAGTGTCTAGTTACAGTCACATCGGACGGTGAGATCACCGTCGAACCGATTGCTGAGCGTTAA
- a CDS encoding PAS domain S-box protein, producing the protein MTYTAEKEATSILTVGSAPWLETVDATAPDDTDTAADETGQPVSPAVSIYGPVSSLEAGRTTLDGFDEVDCILTDDAEVVPSVTNIPVIVGPPGGATDGRDPIADETATEVTVGSTGVSEDASRSERAEEIGADEAACVAHLESALEAGAAAVVTPMTAEQPTLLRQRIDTVIDRESSRRALEKRETWYQTLIEKSPALFLVLDDDCRVTFTGPSIEHVAGYDPETILGSRIDERIHDEDRNRFRQAFEGVVDAGVGESTSCEYKYRHADGTWHVHEAVITNRLGGDVVGGIVLSVRDITAYRRVEQELSKSFDRVTDAFLSLDAEWRFTYVNDQAEHVLGKTKAELLGRHLIDAFPKIEGTPFERESLAAMKTQEPRTIESYYEPLERWFEARMYPSPSGLSIYFKDVSTRVERERTLADRSERLQVLIENVPVVFFSLDETGTFTLSEGHGLERIGYEPNEVAGESIYDVYSDHPGILQDVNRAFNGEAVHSFRLVSGRSFETWYRPVVSGDTVERVIGIGVDVTERQQYDETLNTLYEATQHLLTVETKQVACEYIVDVATDVLDLENVAVYRFDEHENELVPAAYTTNLLTRFGTPPRFGPNSSIAWNVFVTGETAVYDDVRESEHVYDSDATVRSGLFVPLGEHGVLVALTADVGSYETDVVDLAQVFGATAEAALDRISRTERLHEREQELKRQNEHLAQLNDASSLREDIESLLLRAESRAEIEAGICDRLVDIEGCSYAWIGEPDPGGNQIVANAEAGYGRGYLEAVTVTAVDDVGAEPTGRTARTLQPTSIDNVGSDLRHGKWRTEALSRDFQSVYAVPMVYDDFLYGVISVYSTDHTAFDDPTRSTLAELGETIAYAIDAVQRKRALLGDETTEIELEIPAETPLSTLSQIVDGRVDLEGVLPQEDGTTIVFASVEGSVEPEELESINTVASGSVITRDDDRTVVQLTLTETFLSSIVDSHGGALREFTTHHEEGTRTTLEVPHSVDVRDVLSDINRRGLSASLVARREHIADDGSSIDPTRPEQYDELLGNLTDRQREVVQTAYHGGFFDWPRATTGEDLATSLDISPPAFHNHVRTVERKVFAALFDGERADG; encoded by the coding sequence ATGACGTACACGGCGGAGAAGGAGGCGACGTCGATCCTGACCGTCGGTTCTGCCCCCTGGCTCGAGACGGTCGATGCGACTGCGCCTGACGATACTGACACCGCGGCTGACGAGACTGGTCAGCCGGTATCTCCTGCGGTGTCTATCTATGGTCCGGTTTCCTCACTCGAGGCGGGACGAACGACCCTCGACGGATTCGACGAAGTCGATTGCATTCTGACGGACGACGCCGAGGTAGTACCGTCCGTGACGAACATTCCCGTTATCGTGGGCCCACCAGGTGGCGCGACCGACGGACGAGACCCCATTGCCGACGAAACGGCGACTGAAGTGACGGTTGGTTCCACTGGCGTATCCGAAGATGCGAGCAGAAGCGAGCGTGCCGAAGAGATTGGTGCCGACGAAGCGGCCTGTGTGGCGCATCTCGAGTCAGCGCTCGAAGCCGGTGCCGCCGCAGTAGTGACGCCGATGACAGCCGAACAACCTACGTTACTTCGCCAACGGATAGATACCGTCATCGACCGAGAATCGTCGAGAAGGGCGCTCGAAAAGCGGGAAACGTGGTACCAGACGCTGATCGAGAAATCACCAGCCCTGTTTCTGGTGCTCGACGACGACTGTCGTGTCACGTTCACTGGTCCGTCCATCGAACACGTCGCCGGATACGATCCGGAGACGATACTCGGATCCCGGATCGACGAACGCATCCACGACGAGGATCGCAACCGATTCCGACAGGCGTTCGAGGGTGTCGTCGATGCAGGTGTCGGGGAGTCGACGTCCTGTGAATACAAGTACCGACATGCCGATGGAACCTGGCACGTCCACGAGGCCGTCATCACAAATCGGCTTGGAGGTGACGTCGTCGGTGGGATCGTGTTGTCAGTACGGGATATCACGGCTTATCGACGTGTCGAACAGGAGTTGAGCAAATCTTTCGACAGGGTGACTGATGCGTTCCTGTCGCTCGACGCGGAGTGGCGGTTCACGTACGTCAACGATCAGGCGGAACACGTACTCGGGAAAACGAAAGCCGAATTGCTTGGTCGCCACCTTATCGACGCCTTTCCCAAAATCGAAGGGACGCCCTTCGAACGGGAGTCACTCGCCGCAATGAAGACCCAGGAGCCACGAACGATCGAGAGCTATTACGAGCCACTGGAACGGTGGTTCGAAGCGCGAATGTATCCGTCCCCTTCCGGGCTGTCAATTTACTTTAAAGACGTCTCGACGCGAGTCGAGCGGGAACGAACGCTGGCCGATCGTTCCGAACGACTGCAGGTGCTGATCGAGAACGTACCGGTAGTGTTCTTTTCCCTCGATGAAACGGGGACGTTTACACTTTCTGAGGGACACGGTCTGGAACGGATCGGCTACGAGCCCAATGAGGTCGCCGGCGAATCGATTTACGACGTGTATAGCGATCATCCCGGAATACTCCAGGACGTCAACCGAGCCTTCAACGGGGAGGCCGTCCACTCGTTCCGGTTGGTCAGTGGTCGAAGTTTCGAGACGTGGTATCGACCCGTCGTATCCGGCGATACCGTCGAGCGAGTGATCGGCATCGGCGTCGACGTAACGGAACGACAGCAGTACGACGAAACCCTCAACACGCTCTATGAAGCGACACAACACCTGCTAACAGTCGAAACCAAACAGGTAGCCTGTGAGTACATCGTCGACGTCGCGACGGACGTACTCGATCTCGAAAACGTCGCCGTCTACCGGTTCGACGAACACGAGAACGAACTCGTTCCGGCGGCCTACACGACGAACTTACTGACTCGCTTCGGAACGCCACCACGGTTCGGGCCGAACAGTAGTATCGCCTGGAACGTGTTCGTGACGGGCGAGACTGCAGTCTACGATGACGTTCGAGAATCCGAACACGTCTACGATTCGGACGCAACCGTACGAAGCGGGCTCTTCGTTCCGCTCGGGGAACACGGCGTCCTCGTCGCATTGACGGCGGACGTCGGCTCCTACGAGACGGATGTCGTCGATCTCGCACAGGTGTTCGGGGCGACCGCCGAGGCCGCCCTCGACCGCATCAGTCGCACCGAACGACTCCACGAGCGTGAACAGGAATTGAAACGGCAAAACGAACACCTGGCCCAACTCAACGATGCCAGTTCGCTGAGAGAGGACATCGAATCGTTGCTCTTGCGGGCAGAGTCGCGTGCGGAAATCGAAGCGGGTATTTGCGATCGATTGGTCGACATCGAAGGCTGTTCGTACGCGTGGATCGGTGAACCCGACCCTGGCGGAAACCAGATCGTTGCCAATGCCGAGGCCGGATACGGCCGTGGCTATCTCGAGGCAGTGACGGTCACGGCCGTCGACGACGTGGGTGCGGAACCCACCGGACGAACCGCACGAACGTTGCAGCCGACCAGCATCGACAACGTCGGTTCGGATCTTCGGCACGGAAAGTGGCGTACTGAAGCCCTCTCACGTGATTTTCAGAGCGTCTACGCTGTCCCGATGGTGTACGACGACTTCCTGTATGGGGTAATCTCCGTCTACAGCACCGATCACACCGCGTTCGACGACCCGACCCGGTCGACGCTCGCTGAACTCGGCGAAACGATCGCCTACGCGATCGACGCCGTTCAACGCAAACGTGCCCTTCTGGGGGACGAAACGACCGAAATCGAACTCGAGATCCCGGCTGAGACGCCGCTGTCGACGCTTTCACAGATCGTCGATGGTCGTGTCGATCTCGAGGGCGTCCTTCCACAGGAGGACGGAACGACGATCGTCTTCGCAAGCGTCGAGGGATCGGTCGAACCCGAGGAACTCGAGTCGATCAACACGGTCGCCAGCGGGAGCGTTATTACTCGTGATGATGATCGAACGGTGGTACAACTGACGCTCACCGAGACGTTCCTTTCGTCGATCGTAGACAGTCACGGCGGGGCACTTCGAGAGTTTACGACGCATCACGAAGAGGGGACGCGTACGACGCTCGAAGTACCACATTCCGTCGACGTGCGCGACGTCCTCTCCGACATCAACCGTCGTGGCCTGTCTGCGTCGCTGGTTGCACGGCGAGAACACATCGCGGACGATGGATCGAGTATCGATCCCACTCGACCAGAGCAGTACGACGAACTGCTTGGTAATCTAACCGATCGCCAGCGGGAGGTCGTGCAGACGGCCTATCACGGTGGCTTTTTCGACTGGCCGCGAGCTACGACCGGTGAGGATCTGGCGACGTCGCTCGACATTTCCCCACCCGCATTCCATAACCACGTTCGGACGGTAGAACGGAAGGTTTTCGCGGCGTTGTTCGATGGCGAACGCGCCGATGGTTAA